Below is a window of Plasmodium brasilianum strain Bolivian I chromosome 14, whole genome shotgun sequence DNA.
GATCAAATATTATCAAGTTTGTTCCCAacaaagttaaaaaataaaattgaaactTGGTTTTCTTCGTATTTTCTTATGCAATTTTATGTATTGCTTTTACAaagatattatttaataacaaATCAAATGTAGAATTGGGGTTGTTTTTCATTATGGAAATATTGTTCCCAGTTCTTCTGAAAacatgtttctttttttaaatgatttaatttttataattaaaaatgaaataatacttttataaaGCAAACGTTCTAATATCATACACTTATAAATgctatattaaaacaaaaaatctCCTATGataatttacaattttacGAACTTTTTGTACTCTTGTAAGATTTTgctaaaacattttttttatatttacttttgataaataatatggtgttaaaattttaacatgcacatttataattatccCGTTCAAGAAATAATTGAGTTGtaacacatttttatttttttaatataaatatgataacctttttctttttttttttttcctctcaGCAAAGTCCCTTTAAGCATCAGAATTTGTAACTTTGAACAAAAATGTACACCTCTAAATGCGCGTTAATATAATTTCTCTTTAAgatcaatttttatttgtttttaataatgtttatgtctgttttttttatttatctacaGTAAAATTCTGATTTATTTTGTCTCATCatatctttaatattttattttatcaagtTAATACTTTACACATTTCATTTGATCAGTCCAACatgtaaacattttattttgtcacttcaacattttaatattttacattttttcatttacaatTGCAGAACTTTTATGTAGATTTTTTATACaagaatgttttttttttttttttttaaaccaaAAAGTAGCATATTTAATATCAAATGTGTgctaaaatgtataatttatgaaacgttttttttgttttttatttcattcattttgttataattaatgttttgtcgataattatgaaaaataacagaaaaaaaaaaaaattaattaaaatgaaacaaattaaaatgaaacaaattaaaatgaaacaaattaaaatgaaacaaattaaaatgaaacaaattaaaatgaaataaattaaaatgaaataaattaaaataaaataaagtaacataaaaaagttcTATAAAAATGCAACATTTCATTAAACAACTTTGTAAGTACGCATTCGGACAAATCTGCAAAATGGAAGAATAGAAATGAGTTGCAAGTAAATGTAACTGTTCGCatgtgtgtaaatatatttatatattgtatatatgattatatttttgcttttctgTATTCATGTGCACAATAATGCGGGGGTGATATGCGACGATATATTAAGAGTccgttaatatatatatatacattttttttctttttttttcatatagaGAACGAATTCTCCTGTAATgtgcataatttattttctttaattttgatatataGAGTGCCTATAGATTACACAAATGTGTAGAAAGGCAAGTGTATCTATTTTGCACACCtgtaaatgaaataattatttcatgCATTCATTTCTTCAcatgttcatttgttcatttattcatttttttttttttttttttgtctaatATTGACCATACGAAATCCTCGAATTGGTTGAGCTCAATGTTTTGCACATTTCTTTAGacacaaagaaaaaaaaaaatgtccGAAACATCAACTTGCCCAATTAACGATTTCTTTGATATAGATGAAGAAAACGACTTGGATGAACTAAAAAAGGAAGATACTCAAATATATAGAGGAacttttttatcttatatttATAGGCAGTTCGAATTTTGTTGTACAACATTTTTCGATGAgttagaaaagaaaaataaaaaaaaaaatattacattaaagaaaaatttttttgaagatTACgataaaagcaaaaatgaCACTTGTCAGTATCGTGTCTTTGataaaatacttaaaaaaaatggagacTTGATTAAAGAAGTACCGTTAGATTCGAAATATTTTAGCCCTCATGTAACATATGCAACtatgaatataaaagtatttcGTTTTTCCTCATATTTTAGAGAAATCTACATAAAGGACATTTGcgcaaatacatatataaatacatatatatgtgtgtttatgtgttgatatattaattataccTGTGTATATACTGCAAAAGGGGAGAATACGTATATGTCCGAAATGAAATATGCTGCATAcgttataaatttattttcatcattttgttttttcactttttcactttttcactttttcgctttttcaatttttcaatatttcaCTTTATTCCCGTTTCTTCTTCTCCTAGGCAGACTGGTGTGAATGCGCGCACGAAATAGATATAGAGTTAAATATGGAAGAAGTACggttttgtatttttaacttttttttgaaaatgtaCAGGTCTGAAACGAGAGACAAAGACCTACTATTATCTATTATTTTAGAATGTTTATACTGTAGGaaagattttaaaaaagaaatccAATGTCAAAAAgctaaattaaaatttttaaaagaaattaaaagtataGAAATTAACAACTTTAAAGAGTCcttaaatgaattaattacTATAATTGAAAATACCAATTTTGTACAAATTAATAGATATAAAAGTAGtgaaaagttttattttaaattatatattatcataaatataaaatacccATATGgaatttacttatataattGTGATGAAGCATATGATATAGTTCTTATTGATTGTAATActgataataataacaagCCCAAAATTATGAGCTTCTTTTCATTGAGAAAGTTTGTATCCTTTCTCAATAGTATACATTCTATTCATTTTACTGATGAAAATACCCATGATTCATTCCCCATCGTCGTTTATGAGTCCAGGGAGTGCTATGCtttatcaaataataatttatttcttaaatcTAGCgcgtgcaaaaaaaaaaagaagaaatttcaaaaaagtaacattttaaatgatCAAAAAGAACATGAGGATAAAGATGAAGatgaagatgaagaagataCAGATATGCAAAATGAACAAGGTGTAGATAAATGTGATAAATATAGCAACTTTCAACAAGAAATAAGATAATcgatatagaaaaaaagctTATAATcctttaataataataaagcgTAAAAGAGGTAGAAAAGGCATATTGACACAATTGCAAAAAAGACCTTTCCAatcattttttcaaataaacgtctccttttttttgcgACGAAAATGGTACATGTATGCgtatatgcaaaaataagtacatataagcatacatatatatatgtgtatgtatgtgcgcACCTGAGTACTCGTTTTAGTATGGtttattttatgattatCTTTAAATGTTACTCACATAATGTAATGAGACTTAAATCTAAGTCTCTATAAATCacgaaaattttaatttatataaaatatttaaaatgcaGTAAACCTCATTAAAAAACACGTCCTAAATATTTAGAagcgcaaaaaaaaaaaaaaaaagaagcataaCATAAAAACCGGCAATTAATGAAGGTActcttaattttttgcaaatttAGATGCACCCGCAagaatgtacatatataaaaccATGCAAGCATACAAGCtttacacacatacatatctACTTACATGCACACGTTCATCGGTAATTCGGATTTGTTTGTTCTAAATTGTCAGCATGTTCTCATCAAATGCTAACCACATAATATACGAGGTCAAGTTAATTACGCACAAATAATAGAATTGttaattaatacatatattattatatatatactctcTGTAAGGGGTTATggtaggaaaaaaaagaaaaaaaattttttttttgatttatgaattattacGATTCGTGTATTTTTGTAAGTACATCTAAAACTGCCTTAGTTTCTAGTACGTCATGAACCCTTATTAAGTCTACCTTCTTGTAATAACTGTACGAGGCAATGGCTAATCCTCCTAGGTTGAAGtgaaaggataaaaaaagaagaaatatatatataacatataaatgtacgtatgtatgcatatatatgggACACATATTCAGAACAA
It encodes the following:
- a CDS encoding hypothetical protein (conserved Plasmodium protein) — its product is MSETSTCPINDFFDIDEENDLDELKKEDTQIYRGTFLSYIYRQFEFCCTTFFDELEKKNKKKNITLKKNFFEDYDKSKNDTCQYRVFDKILKKNGDLIKEVPLDSKYFSPHADWCECAHEIDIELNMEEVRFCIFNFFLKMYRSETRDKDLLLSIILECLYCRKDFKKEIQCQKAKLKFLKEIKSIEINNFKESLNELITIIENTNFVQINRYKSSEKFYFKLYIIINIKYPYGIYLYNCDEAYDIVLIDCNTDNNNKPKIMSFFSLRKFVSFLNSIHSIHFTDENTHDSFPIVVYESRECYALSNNNLFLKSSACKKKKKKFQKSNILNDQKEHEDKDEDEDEEDTDMQNEQGVDKCDKYSNFQQEIR